The nucleotide window CCGGCAGCATCCGGGTCGTCCGGCGCGGCCCGGCCGCGGCCTCGGCGAGCCGGGCGAAGCCCTCGTCCACCCGCCGGCGCGCGGTCCGGCCGTCCCTCGACATCTGCTCGGCCAGCCAGCGCAGCCGGTCCTGCAGGAGCAGGTGCCGCGCCTTCGGGTGGATCGCCAGCGCGGCGGCGGTGGCCACCCGCAGCTCGTCGGGAAGCGTGCCCGCGAGGTCGCCCAACCGGCTGGTGAGCTTCTCCCGGATGACGCCCGGCGGGTCGGAGCGGTCTATTCCGCAGACCTCCCGCAACCGGTCGCCGACCCGCTCCGATATGTCGGGCGCGTAGACCGCCCGGCCCCGGCGCAAGCCTTTGAGCTCGTCGAGCAATACATCGGTGGTAATGGACACGTCGCCCCCCGGTCAGCACGCCCTCGCTGCTGAGCGACCGGAGTCTAGGACGGGCGACAGGTTTGTCGCCCGTGTTTCTCCAAATTAGGTCCGGTGCAATCAGCACTGGCCGGTCGTCCTGTTTCTCTCCTGCATTAAGCCACTGGCCAGGCGGACGACGGAAACAGAGATCACGAACGTTCGATACGGGACAATCTGACCGCGACGAGCGCGGTCGCGCCGGCCACACAGGTCGCCAGGATCGCGATCGACAGCAGCCAGGGACCCGGCGCGTGCCGCCACAGGGCGTCGGCCGGCGACCCCGGCGAGATCCGCCGGAGGTCCGCCGTGGCCGCGCCGGCCGCGTATCCCCAGCGCGCCGGGACCAGCCAGGACAGCTGGCTGACGCCGACCCGGCCGGTGATCGGGATGAGGCCGCCACAGAGCACCAGCAGCGCCATCATGAGCACGAGCACCGGCATCACCTGGTCGGTCGAGCGGACCAGCGCGCTGCAGAGCAGGCTCAGCTGGCAGGACGCCAGCGCCGTACCGGCC belongs to Mycobacteriales bacterium and includes:
- a CDS encoding ABC transporter permease encodes the protein MIGERAILVREQAAGLRPSAYALAKLAVFGVVCAAEAAVLAVGCALVRPVPGAGALLGSGGLELAIALAGTALASCQLSLLCSALVRSTDQVMPVLVLMMALLVLCGGLIPITGRVGVSQLSWLVPARWGYAAGAATADLRRISPGSPADALWRHAPGPWLLSIAILATCVAGATALVAVRLSRIERS